The following DNA comes from Nitrospirota bacterium.
TCTTCAGTAAAAACTCAGCAAGCCTTTTTCTATCTGATTGAAGAATTTCATTATCAATACGTTCGAGGATAGAAATTATCAGGTATCTGCGAAAGATGTCAGAATCAGCAAGACGGTAATGAATCCATTTGCCCTCTTTTCGGTCATTGATCAAACCCGCTTCTTTTAAAGTGCTAAGGTGAAATGAAATTTTCGGTTGAATGGTATCTATCGCTGCTACTATGTCGCAAACGCACAATTCGCCGTGTTCGAGCAACTTTAGTATCCTTAGCCTGGTTTCGTCAGATAGTGCTTTGAATACATTTATAAGATCTTTCATATCATGCTTCTTCTTTTATTAGTGATTTAACCTTCTCGAGATCAGGAAGTGGTTTCCCTTTATGTTTGAGTTTTCCATTGATAACCAGACCCGGCGTTGACATAGTATATTTCATGATTTCAAACATGTCTTTAACCTTCTCAATTTTTGCTTCGATCCCGAGTTCTTTAACCGCTTTTTTTACAATTTCTTCAAGCATTAAACAATTCGGGCAACCCGGCCCCAGAACCTTTATTTCCATTTTTGACTCCTTTCTTTCTTTAATAATTTTTGGATTGTTTCTACTGAAGGAACAGGCATGAGTCTTCCCGACTCATCGACGAACATTCTTCATGAGAATCCTTCAATATTAAGTGGCTGAACCTCTATACCGTTAATAAATATAGAGGGTGATCCCTTAAGTTTCAGTTCATCTGCCTGTGAGTTGTCAACCCGTTGGAAATTAATCACTGCTTTCAAGCCTTCACGAATTAAAGCCTCTTCTATGTTTTTTCTCAGCATAGGTTCTGAAGGACACCCTAATGATAAATAACAATCAATCTTTATTTCTTTCATAATTTTATAAAATATAATTTATATAAGAAAAT
Coding sequences within:
- a CDS encoding metalloregulator ArsR/SmtB family transcription factor, whose protein sequence is MKDLINVFKALSDETRLRILKLLEHGELCVCDIVAAIDTIQPKISFHLSTLKEAGLINDRKEGKWIHYRLADSDIFRRYLIISILERIDNEILQSDRKRLAEFLLKKQKKIINIDRARLVS
- a CDS encoding TM0996/MTH895 family glutaredoxin-like protein; this encodes MEIKVLGPGCPNCLMLEEIVKKAVKELGIEAKIEKVKDMFEIMKYTMSTPGLVINGKLKHKGKPLPDLEKVKSLIKEEA